A genomic segment from Nicotiana sylvestris chromosome 1, ASM39365v2, whole genome shotgun sequence encodes:
- the LOC138871357 gene encoding uncharacterized protein produces the protein MKGIMSFGKKGKLSQRFIGLFEVLEQIGEVSYMLALPPSLSGVHPVFHVSMLRKYYANRSYVLDYSIVQLDESLVYEDEPVATVDRQVRQLRSKNISVVKV, from the coding sequence ATGAAGGGTATCATGAgttttggaaagaagggcaagttgagtcaGAGGTTCATTGGTCTATTTGAGGTGTTGGAGCAAATTGGAGAGGTTTCTTACATGCTTGCTTTGCCTCCCAGTCtatcaggagttcatccagttttccACGTATCTATGCTACGGAAGTACTATGCCAACAGGTCATATGTGTTAGATTACAGTATagttcagctagatgagagcttggTTTATGAAGATGAGCCAGTTGCTACTGTAGATAGGCAGGTCCGCCAGTTGAGGTCTAAGAATATTTCAGTGGTAAAGGTCTAG